The Bombus terrestris chromosome 6, iyBomTerr1.2, whole genome shotgun sequence DNA window TGCTGCTTTATTCCCTCGTCCATACGCGGGGTTATAAGCAGCATAATCAATATCTTCGTACATGTAAAATTCGTTTATTTCTATCGCATAAGTAGATATTTATAGATTAAATACCGTAGTACGGTTTGCTAAAATATATTACTCCTTTCTCTTAAACCttaatacaaaatatcgaaAGCGTTTTCTATTAAGCTATTCATTAAATCATGGATTTATTTAAAGCTTTAAATTTATTCAGTCAAGGAAAATATGAAGATTGCGCAACAATATGtacaaatttattacaaaagaaTCCTCTTGATCAGGTATAAGTATGTTTAACATACTTATATGTGAAACAACACTATACATCTCTATAGAAACGTATGTATTTTTCATTATAGACTATATGGGTCTTAAAAATGCGTGCCTTAACATTACAAGTATACGTAGATGATATAGAAGGAGAAGAGGAAGGAATTGCTGAAAGTCTATTAGATAATTATACAATATCTTCTATGCCTAGACCAGGAACATCTTTAAAAACTCCTGGTACTTCTTCTGTGGGACAATGTCTTCGGCCCAAAACTCAATCAGGTTTGTCCTTGAGAgccaaaaataatttgaaatagtaAAATGGAGATAAGTTGTAattgtaacataaaaatatgataCGTTTTGTAGGTAGACCACTTACTGGTGTTGTGCGACCAGCTACTCAATCTGCTATGTCTCAGTCGATTGAGCAAACTTTAAGAACACCCAGAACAGCTATGACAGCCAGACCAATTACTGCAATTTCTAGTCGTAGCGTTAGGTACAATTATCACTTacattgtaattaaaattttcagctGTTATACATtcaagattaaaataaatatattatatagattagGCACAGCATCCATGTTAACAGAGCCGGGAGGACCTTTTATACAATTATCACGATTAAACATTTCCAAATATGCTAGTCAACCAAGTATTGCTAAACCATTATTTGagtatatatattatcacgAACATGATGTCAGATATGTGAGTAAACATACATGTGTcaatcaatatttattattaataagaaTTATTAATGTTCACCATAATTCTATTAACTGCTACAATGCTACACGTAGGCACTAGATTTAGCAGTGCAAGCAACTCAAATTTGTCATTATAAAGATTGGTGGTGGAAAGTACAACTTGGAAAATGTTATTATAGTCTAGGATTAATCAGAGACGCTGAACAACAATTTAAATCAGCATTAAAAGATTCTAAAACTATTGAAGTAATCTTGAGATTAATCAGAGTTTATGTTAGACTTGATCAACCATTAACAGCTTTAGATACATGTAAAAAAGGTCTTGAGTATTTTCCTAATGATGTCAATATTCTTACTGAAATGGGGCGTATATTCGACGGTCTGAATAATATGAGTATGTcgttaaaatactataaattaattgctcAGGAAGATGCTTCTCATACAGAAGCAATAGCAAGTATCGGAATACATCATTTTTATAATGATCAACCGGAATTAGCTTTACGATATTATAGGTAAATACAGTTGTAGatgtaataaatagaaataattaaaaatataattgcgACGTTCTTTTCCGTGTAGACGATTGTTACAAATGGGAGTATATAATgctgaattatttaataatcttggATTATGTTGTTTTTATGCTCAGCAATATGATCATGTTATATCTTGTTTTGAAAGAGCAATTAGTCTTTCTACTGATGAAAATATGGCAGACATATGGTATAACATTTCACACATTGCTCTTGTACGTATATAATTTCTTATAACGTGTAAATTTTTGGATAACAGTTGAAATTATCACTTTGATAAATGtttgattttatatatagaGTTTAGTACTTAGTACCAATTACTTCAATTTTAGACTGTAGGTGACATAACAATGGCGgaagaatgtttaaaattagCTATTGTTAGCGACAATAGACATGCTTTAGCATACAATAATTTCGGAGTCATACAAATACGAAATGGAAACATTACAGCGGCGAGAACATATTTTC harbors:
- the LOC100649791 gene encoding tetratricopeptide repeat protein 8 isoform X1, with amino-acid sequence MDLFKALNLFSQGKYEDCATICTNLLQKNPLDQTIWVLKMRALTLQVYVDDIEGEEEGIAESLLDNYTISSMPRPGTSLKTPGTSSVGQCLRPKTQSGRPLTGVVRPATQSAMSQSIEQTLRTPRTAMTARPITAISSRSVRLGTASMLTEPGGPFIQLSRLNISKYASQPSIAKPLFEYIYYHEHDVRYALDLAVQATQICHYKDWWWKVQLGKCYYSLGLIRDAEQQFKSALKDSKTIEVILRLIRVYVRLDQPLTALDTCKKGLEYFPNDVNILTEMGRIFDGLNNMSMSLKYYKLIAQEDASHTEAIASIGIHHFYNDQPELALRYYRRLLQMGVYNAELFNNLGLCCFYAQQYDHVISCFERAISLSTDENMADIWYNISHIALTVGDITMAEECLKLAIVSDNRHALAYNNFGVIQIRNGNITAARTYFHAAANIANFIYEPHFNSAYLAYKVLSTIVYYIILSFYIYIYIYRGLCYYYLKNFVGWRSSNKLHCYTKIVKCIS
- the LOC100649791 gene encoding tetratricopeptide repeat protein 8 isoform X3; its protein translation is MDLFKALNLFSQGKYEDCATICTNLLQKNPLDQKHDIEGEEEGIAESLLDNYTISSMPRPGTSLKTPGTSSVGQCLRPKTQSGRPLTGVVRPATQSAMSQSIEQTLRTPRTAMTARPITAISSRSVRLGTASMLTEPGGPFIQLSRLNISKYASQPSIAKPLFEYIYYHEHDVRYALDLAVQATQICHYKDWWWKVQLGKCYYSLGLIRDAEQQFKSALKDSKTIEVILRLIRVYVRLDQPLTALDTCKKGLEYFPNDVNILTEMGRIFDGLNNMSMSLKYYKLIAQEDASHTEAIASIGIHHFYNDQPELALRYYRRLLQMGVYNAELFNNLGLCCFYAQQYDHVISCFERAISLSTDENMADIWYNISHIALTVGDITMAEECLKLAIVSDNRHALAYNNFGVIQIRNGNITAARTYFHAAANIANFIYEPHFNSAYLAYKVLSTIVYYIILSFYIYIYIYRGLCYYYLKNFVGWRSSNKLHCYTKIVKCIS
- the LOC100649791 gene encoding tetratricopeptide repeat protein 8 isoform X2 produces the protein MDLFKALNLFSQGKYEDCATICTNLLQKNPLDQTIWVLKMRALTLQVYVDDIEGEEEGIAESLLDNYTISSMPRPGTSLKTPGTSSVGQCLRPKTQSGRPLTGVVRPATQSAMSQSIEQTLRTPRTAMTARPITAISSRSVRLGTASMLTEPGGPFIQLSRLNISKYASQPSIAKPLFEYIYYHEHDVRYALDLAVQATQICHYKDWWWKVQLGKCYYSLGLIRDAEQQFKSALKDSKTIEVILRLIRVYVRLDQPLTALDTCKKGLEYFPNDVNILTEMGRIFDGLNNMSMSLKYYKLIAQEDASHTEAIASIGIHHFYNDQPELALRYYRRLLQMGVYNAELFNNLGLCCFYAQQYDHVISCFERAISLSTDENMADIWYNISHIALTVGDITMAEECLKLAIVSDNRHALAYNNFGVIQIRNGNITAARTYFHAAANIANFIYEPHFNSAYLAYKVGDLQTSYIAIQKSLSVYPNHSDSRTLLNKLERYFSHV